In Fusarium oxysporum f. sp. lycopersici 4287 chromosome 2, whole genome shotgun sequence, a genomic segment contains:
- a CDS encoding alpha-1,2-mannosyltransferase, whose amino-acid sequence MVTSTTLNSRIGLFFLIATVASPGNFHASTAYLPSSFAMYLVTVGAAAFMNWRGGLKTSQGMFWFAAAGILGWPFAAALCAPFMLEELILLVFGDKTALWEAFVRIGRGVVSAILLLAGDYFVNLFFYKKPVSVTWNIVKYNIFSSNHGPELYGTEPWTFYFKNLALNFNLWFVLALAALPLFILQKIISPSGQGFQTGLRTVVFLSPFYMWLAIFSAQPHKEERFMYPAYPFLALNAAISLHMILTALGNSDPKTLVGKIPAKLKLLVVTLTMILSIDVAIFRVYGIWSAYSGPMKIYSPLWEGTDGKEPIGREEDTVCFGKEWYRFPSSYFLPRDMHAKFVRSEFRGLLPGEFAEAETGFGFWSGTWLPTAGMNDHNEEDLGKYTELPACAFLVDTQYPERNDPLPPNEPDYIADEKNWEIVKCEPFLDAAKTHMLARTLWVPDASFIPDKFKRKWGRHCLLQRKKAAEPAAAR is encoded by the exons ATGGTCACCAGCACCACACTCAACAGCCGTATCGGccttttcttcctcatcgcAACTGTTGCTAGCCCCGGAAACTTCCATGCAAGCACTGCCTACCTTCCATCGAGCTTTGCAATGTACCTGGTCACAGTCGGAGCTGCAGCTTTTATGAATTGGCGAGGTGGTCTCAAGACTTCTCAGGGCATGTTTTggtttgctgctgctggaaTTCTAGGATGGCCCTTTGCTGCTGCGCTTTGCGCGCCGTTCATGCTCGAAGAGCTCATCCTGCTTGTATTTGGTGACAAGACAGCGTTGTGGGAAGCATTTGTTCGCATTGGCCGCGGTGTAGTTTCTGCAATCTTGCTTCTT GCCGGTGACTACTTTgtcaacctcttcttctaTAAGAAGCCAGTTTCTGTGACATGGAACATTGTCAAGTATAACATCTTTTCATCAAACCATGGCCCAGAGCTATATGGAACAGAACCTTGGACATTCTACTTCAAGAATCTGGCGTTGAACTTCAATCTCTGGTTTGTTCTGGCTCTTGCTGCTCTGCCTCTCTTCATACTCCAGAAGATCATTTCACCATCTGGCCAAGGGTTTCAAACGGGGTTGAGAACCGTTGTGTTTCTCTCCCCCTTCTACATGTGGCTGGCTATCTTCAGCGCACAGCCTCACAAGGAGGAAAGGTTCATGTATCCGGCCTATCCTTTCCTTGCGCTCAACGCAGCCATTTCTCTTCATATGATTTTGACTGCTTTAGGCAACTCTGATCCTAAGACGCTTGTTGGAAAGATTCCTGCCAAGCTGAAGCTCCTGGTTGTCACTCTCACTATGATTCTGTCTATCGATGTCGCCATTTTCCGAGTCTACGGTATCTGGTCCGCTTACTCCGGACCTATGAAGATTTATTCTCCCCTTTGGGAGGGCACAGACGGCAAAGAGCCCATTGGTCGTGAGGAGGATACCGTCTGCTTCGGAAAAGAGTGGTATCGTTTCCCCTCATCTTACTTTCTGCCTCGGGATATGCATGCCAAGTTTGTCCGCTCCGAGTTTAGAGGTCTTCTGCCTGGTGAATTCGCTGAAGCCGAGACTGGCTTCGGCTTTTGGAGCGGCACTTGGCTCCCTACGGCGGGTATGAATGACCACAACGAGGAGGACTTGGGCAAGTACACTGAGCTCCCCGCGTGCGCATTCTTGGTCGACACTCAATACCCAGAGAGAAACGACCCTCTGCCGCCAAATGAACCCGACTACATTGCAGACGAGAAGAACTGGGAAATTGTCAAGTGCGAGCCTTTCCTTGACGCTGCCAAGACACACATGCTCGCAAGGACCCTTTGGGTTCCGGATGCGTCATTCATCCCGGACAAGTTCAAGAGAAAATGGGGCAGGCACTGTTTGTTGCAGCgaaagaaggctgctgagcCTGCTGCTGCCAGATAG
- a CDS encoding alpha-1,2-mannosyltransferase, protein MAPGTAQQSQQRQFVHPTASHAKKKAPSAYSMQPISAFYWFFGAALVSAWFAPIQDCDETFNYWEPTHYLSHGYGLQTWEYSPDYAIRSWLYIVFHAIIGNVRRIFPHSNKVAEFYFVRFGLAFVCAITQTILFMVTSTTLNSRIGLFFLIATVASPGNFHASTAYLPSSFAMYLVTVGAAAFMNWRGGLKTSQGMFWFAAAGILGWPFAAALCAPFMLEELILLVFGDKTALWEAFVRIGRGVVSAILLLAGDYFVNLFFYKKPVSVTWNIVKYNIFSSNHGPELYGTEPWTFYFKNLALNFNLWFVLALAALPLFILQKIISPSGQGFQTGLRTVVFLSPFYMWLAIFSAQPHKEERFMYPAYPFLALNAAISLHMILTALGNSDPKTLVGKIPAKLKLLVVTLTMILSIDVAIFRVYGIWSAYSGPMKIYSPLWEGTDGKEPIGREEDTVCFGKEWYRFPSSYFLPRDMHAKFVRSEFRGLLPGEFAEAETGFGFWSGTWLPTAGMNDHNEEDLGKYTELPACAFLVDTQYPERNDPLPPNEPDYIADEKNWEIVKCEPFLDAAKTHMLARTLWVPDASFIPDKFKRKWGRHCLLQRKKAAEPAAAR, encoded by the exons ATGGCTCCAGGTACAGCTCAACAGTCGCAACAGCGGCAGTTTGTGCATCCAACTGCTAGTCATGCCAAGAAAAA AGCTCCAAGCGCATATTCTATGCAACCGATCTCCGCCTTCTACTGGTTCTTCGGTGCCGCTCTCGTATCCGCCTGGTTCGCTCCGATTCAAGATTGCGATGAGACGTTCAATTACTGGGAGCCGACTCACTACTTGTCTCATGGCTATGGTCTTCAGACGTGGGAATATTCTCCAGACTATGCTATCCGCAGTTGGCTCTACATCGTCTTCCACGCTATTATCGGAAACGTGCGCCGAATATTTCCTCACTCGAACAAG GTTGCCGAATTCTACTTTGTGCGGTTTGGGCTAGCTTTTGTGTGCGCCATCACTCAGACGATCCTTTTCATGGTCACCAGCACCACACTCAACAGCCGTATCGGccttttcttcctcatcgcAACTGTTGCTAGCCCCGGAAACTTCCATGCAAGCACTGCCTACCTTCCATCGAGCTTTGCAATGTACCTGGTCACAGTCGGAGCTGCAGCTTTTATGAATTGGCGAGGTGGTCTCAAGACTTCTCAGGGCATGTTTTggtttgctgctgctggaaTTCTAGGATGGCCCTTTGCTGCTGCGCTTTGCGCGCCGTTCATGCTCGAAGAGCTCATCCTGCTTGTATTTGGTGACAAGACAGCGTTGTGGGAAGCATTTGTTCGCATTGGCCGCGGTGTAGTTTCTGCAATCTTGCTTCTT GCCGGTGACTACTTTgtcaacctcttcttctaTAAGAAGCCAGTTTCTGTGACATGGAACATTGTCAAGTATAACATCTTTTCATCAAACCATGGCCCAGAGCTATATGGAACAGAACCTTGGACATTCTACTTCAAGAATCTGGCGTTGAACTTCAATCTCTGGTTTGTTCTGGCTCTTGCTGCTCTGCCTCTCTTCATACTCCAGAAGATCATTTCACCATCTGGCCAAGGGTTTCAAACGGGGTTGAGAACCGTTGTGTTTCTCTCCCCCTTCTACATGTGGCTGGCTATCTTCAGCGCACAGCCTCACAAGGAGGAAAGGTTCATGTATCCGGCCTATCCTTTCCTTGCGCTCAACGCAGCCATTTCTCTTCATATGATTTTGACTGCTTTAGGCAACTCTGATCCTAAGACGCTTGTTGGAAAGATTCCTGCCAAGCTGAAGCTCCTGGTTGTCACTCTCACTATGATTCTGTCTATCGATGTCGCCATTTTCCGAGTCTACGGTATCTGGTCCGCTTACTCCGGACCTATGAAGATTTATTCTCCCCTTTGGGAGGGCACAGACGGCAAAGAGCCCATTGGTCGTGAGGAGGATACCGTCTGCTTCGGAAAAGAGTGGTATCGTTTCCCCTCATCTTACTTTCTGCCTCGGGATATGCATGCCAAGTTTGTCCGCTCCGAGTTTAGAGGTCTTCTGCCTGGTGAATTCGCTGAAGCCGAGACTGGCTTCGGCTTTTGGAGCGGCACTTGGCTCCCTACGGCGGGTATGAATGACCACAACGAGGAGGACTTGGGCAAGTACACTGAGCTCCCCGCGTGCGCATTCTTGGTCGACACTCAATACCCAGAGAGAAACGACCCTCTGCCGCCAAATGAACCCGACTACATTGCAGACGAGAAGAACTGGGAAATTGTCAAGTGCGAGCCTTTCCTTGACGCTGCCAAGACACACATGCTCGCAAGGACCCTTTGGGTTCCGGATGCGTCATTCATCCCGGACAAGTTCAAGAGAAAATGGGGCAGGCACTGTTTGTTGCAGCgaaagaaggctgctgagcCTGCTGCTGCCAGATAG